In Flavobacteriales bacterium, the sequence TGACCGCGTCATATTCGTACATGAACGCCCAACACTCTATGCATGGAAGGTTGCCCATTGTCAGAGTTCCTTGCAACGAACTTGACGTTGAACTAACGGTAATCATATCTGAAGCATTGCAACCATTGAAATCCGTGACCGTTACTACATACTGAGCTTCTACAGAACTTTCGGTCGGTGTCAATACAGCAGATGTCACGTTGATTACGTTCAAATCTGGAGATGCTGTCCAATCAGAAGTAAAAGGACCTGTTCCGCCAGAGATTACCACATCCAATTGGGTGGAACCGTTGCTAGGACAAAGGCTAATATTGGCTCCAGATGAGAAATTCACCGCAAGAATGTCTGGTTCACCGATCACTACAGGAACCATTATGGTGCAACCGTGATCATCAGTGACGCTTACCGTGTAGGAACCAGCGGAAAGTCCAGAGAAGTTACCATCGTTCTGTGGTCCAGAACCGATATCGAACATGTAAGGTGATGTTCCTCCAGAGGCACTTACCGAGGCTGAACCCGTTGAGTTGCCATTGCAATCTGCATCTGAACTGGCATCCAGCGATGCTGAAAGAGCTGATGGTTCACCGATCACCACAGGAACCGTTGTAGTGCAACCGTGATCATCCACAATCGTCACCGTGTAAGAACCAGCAGAAAGGCCAGAGAAGTTGCCATCGGCCTGCGGTCCATTGCCAATATCGAAAGTGTAAGGCGATGTTCCGCCAGAGGCACTTACCGAGGCTGAACCGGTTAAGTTGCCATTGCAATCTGCATCTGAACTGGCATCCACCGATGCTGAAAGAATTAGCGGCTCATTGACGGTAAAACCGATTACGTTCTGGCAAGCGTTCGCGTCTGTAATGGTTAAAAAATAGTCACCGGCTGTAAGTCCAACGAAATTTCCGCTTGGCTGAGAGCCCAAACCAATATCGTAAGAGTAAGGAGCCGTTCCACCAGTACCAACAAGTACGACTGAACCTGTTGCATTGCCGTTACAATCGACATCGGAGTAAGAATCAACGGATGCTGAAAGGAGCGATGGTTCATTTATGGTAAATCCAACCGTAGTCTGGCAGCCGTGATCGTCCTTCACAATTACGCTGTAGTTAGCGGCCGGAAGACCAGCAAAAAAACCGCTTGATTGTGGGCCGGATCCTAGGTCATATGTATAAGGAAAAGTTCCGCCCGATGCAGTTATGGTCACAGAACCAGTTAACGTTCCGGTACATACCACATGGGTAAGTTCATCAATGGAACCTTCAATGGCCGATGGTTCTCCAATAGTAAATGGCACAGTGGCCTCACAGCCGCTTGAATTTTTCGCCACAATGACATAATCGCCTGCTGACAATCCACTAAAAAAGTTACTTGCCTGTTCACCGTTTCCAATATCAAACGTATATGGTCCTGAACCGCCAGAAGTGCTTATCGAAACCGATCCGGTTGCATCTCCCTCACAATCGGGCATTGTGATGGTATTGACAGATGCGGAAAACACGGATGGCTCACCTACGGTAATGGTATTGGTCGTAACGTCAGAACAACCGAAATCATCCGAAATCATAACATAATAGTCATCCGGACAGAGATCAACAGCTGTCGCTGTCTCTTGAGCATTCGCATCGCTCCAAATAAAATTGTAGAAACCTGCGTTGGGCCCAGAAACTGAAACGGTTGTCTGCCCATCGCAATTTCCGGCACAGGTAGCATCTAAGGCCGACAGGTTATACGATGGCTGTCCTAGAACAACAATGACCCTCTTGGCAACCATTTGTGTACACAGAATTGAGGCCACTGTCAATTTCATGATGTACGTTCCGGGGGTGGTATAGGCATACTGCGTCAATGGAATCTGCAATCCATCAACAACGTTACTTCCGTCACCGAAATCCCAAGTTCTAAGAGAAATTAGTCCTTCTAACAAGGATTCGTCTTCAAACTGAAGCGTCATATTGGAGCAGATGAAAATGGTATCATTGCTCTCTCCCAGTTGACCAAGGACAGCCAATTCAGCTTGGCATTGTGCAAAGGCATTTAAGGTTGGGATGCTTAATAATAGAATGAACAATAGACTTCTCGCTTGTTTCATATTGCAATAGATTTGATGGTATTTCCCTTGGAGTTACCTAGATGATAGAGGGCATACGTAATAACCACGTGATGGTTTTATTCCAACGAAAAAAAACGTGACCCAACTTCTAATACCTATATGCTGACCGAATGAAAAGCAACTTTGTGAATTCAAACTGTAACTGAATCGGCTCGGTACGAGTAAAACCGACTCGTGATAAATAGAAATTTGAAGCAGTACTATTGGAATGCCAGTATTCTGACCGTTGTTCTTTGGCTATGTGGTCAAAGTATCTACGGTCAATCGTATGACTTCCAAACGTTCACAGTTGAGAATGGCCTTGCGCAATCTCAAGTACTCTGCTTGCATCAGACCAACACAGGAGAGCTTTGGATCGGCACTAATCAAGGTGGCATCAACTGTTACAACGGCACGAATTTCAAGTATATCTCAACTGAAAACGGGCTTTCAGATAACGTGGTTTACGCGATCAACGAGCTGGGCGACCGTATTTTGGCAGGAACCAATAATGGACTTAGCATTATTGAAGGAACTGGCATCTCCATCCTTAACACGGAAAACGGTCTGCCACATGCAGGAGTTGTAAGTATTCTAGTTTCCAGCAAGAATGAGATCTGGTTGGGAACAGGAAAAGGCGTGGCCAAACTGGAAGGTGATTCCATTAAAGTTGTTGAACTGGATCCTGACCTTTCACAATCCACCATCATGAGTATCCGCGAGGGCCAAGATGGTTCCATATGGTTTGCAACGGTTCAAAACGGTGTGTTTCGGTGGAACGGAAAGGACATTCTCAATATAACCACCGATGACGGATTGGACCACAACTATGTTTTTGACGTGATGCCGATCAACAAGTTTGAAACCTGGATTTTCGGTTACAAAGGCTTGTACCGTCTTTCAGGGCAAGAACTAAAACGCGAATATGCTGGAAGTCTTATCTCCGAGCACAGCATCTTTTACGGATACACGAACGACAAGGCAGGCAATGTTTGGATCGGAACAAGTAATGGCGTTCTTAAATACGCGAATGGCAAATTCAAACTGTTCAATAAAGAAAGCGGGCTTGTTAACAACAATATCTGGAAGCTACTTCAGGACCGTGAGGGAAATCTTTGGTTCGGTTCAAAATCTAACGGAGTTTCGAAACTGAACAGCGAACGATTCAAGATCTACAGTACTGAAAATGACTTAAAAGACCCAAGAGTTGGCGCTGTATTTCGTTCGAAGACAGGTCAGTTCTGGTTAGGAACACACCAAGGTGTTGCTGTTTGGAATGGCAATGATCGTCTCTTTTTCGAACAAAAAGACGGGTTGATATCTGAGGTGGTAAGAGACATAGACGAAGGCCCTGAAGGCACTATTTACATCGCCACTGATTATGGTTTCAATACCTATAAAGACGGTCTGCTTGTGTCGTATGAGCAAACAGAAAAAAACCTGAACGGTTGTCATGACGTATTTGTGGATGGAAATGACGTTTGGTTCGGGACCGCAGGAGGGGTTGCCAAATTTGAAAACGGAACGCTTATTCGACCGTCAAACTCAGGTCAATTCGATTCATTGGTGTTCGATGCTGTTCGACACGAGAATGATCTATGGTTTGCATACGAACATGGCGTTCTCAAATATGACGGTCACACGTTTGTGAATCTCAAGGCTAAAGACGGCTTTTTTGACGGAAGGACACGAAGCGTTGCCGTTGGCCCAACAGGAAATCTTTTCTTCGGAACTAACAAGGGAATCTATATGTATAATGGCGACTCTTGCATTAACATCAGTGTCGATCAAGGCCTAATTTCCGAAGCTGTTTATTCCTTGAACTTTGACGCCAAGGGCAGCCTTTGGGTTGGACAGTCTAAAGGTCTTTGCCGAATTTATTTTGACGATAAAGGCAATCCCACTGATGTGATCCGTTACGGAAAGGCGCAAGGATTTATGGGTTTGGAGTGCAGCGGAAATTCCATTTGGACCGATGAGGACGGAACGGTTTGGATCGGTGCGACCAACGGGCTGGTTGAGTACGATCCAACACA encodes:
- a CDS encoding T9SS type A sorting domain-containing protein, whose translation is MKQARSLLFILLLSIPTLNAFAQCQAELAVLGQLGESNDTIFICSNMTLQFEDESLLEGLISLRTWDFGDGSNVVDGLQIPLTQYAYTTPGTYIMKLTVASILCTQMVAKRVIVVLGQPSYNLSALDATCAGNCDGQTTVSVSGPNAGFYNFIWSDANAQETATAVDLCPDDYYVMISDDFGCSDVTTNTITVGEPSVFSASVNTITMPDCEGDATGSVSISTSGGSGPYTFDIGNGEQASNFFSGLSAGDYVIVAKNSSGCEATVPFTIGEPSAIEGSIDELTHVVCTGTLTGSVTITASGGTFPYTYDLGSGPQSSGFFAGLPAANYSVIVKDDHGCQTTVGFTINEPSLLSASVDSYSDVDCNGNATGSVVLVGTGGTAPYSYDIGLGSQPSGNFVGLTAGDYFLTITDANACQNVIGFTVNEPLILSASVDASSDADCNGNLTGSASVSASGGTSPYTFDIGNGPQADGNFSGLSAGSYTVTIVDDHGCTTTVPVVIGEPSALSASLDASSDADCNGNSTGSASVSASGGTSPYMFDIGSGPQNDGNFSGLSAGSYTVSVTDDHGCTIMVPVVIGEPDILAVNFSSGANISLCPSNGSTQLDVVISGGTGPFTSDWTASPDLNVINVTSAVLTPTESSVEAQYVVTVTDFNGCNASDMITVSSTSSSLQGTLTMGNLPCIECWAFMYEYDAVNPGVWSPIDSVMTDVVGYYDFGQVDNFQAFVLMANPNDAFYPMSVETYYPAEYDWNNAAVFNMCGNDFVKDIAMIEPMLFNGSNTLSGTLWYDPSGKTETEEDPIPLIDVVVEKTPPGQAQGRVSTNTNGEYEFSFVPSSDTTYTIFVNIPGVPVTNTYEILANSAGQVFDHLDFCVNIDWTEIQTCQVGEGLSSEQEESNDLGFMLYPNPSNGMFAINTGKFAETDAEIRIMDTSGRLVFIKQYEQIPYVVNMVNMAEGYYIVQIMNGNASDSSPISVMRY
- a CDS encoding SpoIIE family protein phosphatase → MINRNLKQYYWNASILTVVLWLCGQSIYGQSYDFQTFTVENGLAQSQVLCLHQTNTGELWIGTNQGGINCYNGTNFKYISTENGLSDNVVYAINELGDRILAGTNNGLSIIEGTGISILNTENGLPHAGVVSILVSSKNEIWLGTGKGVAKLEGDSIKVVELDPDLSQSTIMSIREGQDGSIWFATVQNGVFRWNGKDILNITTDDGLDHNYVFDVMPINKFETWIFGYKGLYRLSGQELKREYAGSLISEHSIFYGYTNDKAGNVWIGTSNGVLKYANGKFKLFNKESGLVNNNIWKLLQDREGNLWFGSKSNGVSKLNSERFKIYSTENDLKDPRVGAVFRSKTGQFWLGTHQGVAVWNGNDRLFFEQKDGLISEVVRDIDEGPEGTIYIATDYGFNTYKDGLLVSYEQTEKNLNGCHDVFVDGNDVWFGTAGGVAKFENGTLIRPSNSGQFDSLVFDAVRHENDLWFAYEHGVLKYDGHTFVNLKAKDGFFDGRTRSVAVGPTGNLFFGTNKGIYMYNGDSCINISVDQGLISEAVYSLNFDAKGSLWVGQSKGLCRIYFDDKGNPTDVIRYGKAQGFMGLECSGNSIWTDEDGTVWIGATNGLVEYDPTQDKGLFFKPKTRITAVKVFSQETDWSQYTDSISLSGIPFNPEIPYAKNTLKFEYSGVSLTVPISMNYSYMLEGYDEDWSKITNNSEATYTNLSPGDYTFMVRAGFGDELWENEPISVSFTVLPPFYLTTWFFLFCALVASAIAYSYFAIQRVNRKITKQNLEIELQKDVIQKKNREMIDSINYASTIQSATLPTIEQWSKLLPDSFVLFKPKDIVSGDFYWLSERGDNVFFSAVDCTGHGVPGALMSIVGYNGLNQAISEYRLSEPAAILKHLSTSVNESLRKSEHDNYVKDGMDIALCKLNRNSMKLEFASAFNPLLIIRNGTEILIKGDRIAIGSMDTEERPFQNHLVQLEKGDCIYIYSDGYADQFGGELGKKLKTTVMRKKILEISSLPMELQKTELEKYLIEWQGSYDQVDDICVIGVRI